A window of the Megalopta genalis isolate 19385.01 chromosome 2, iyMegGena1_principal, whole genome shotgun sequence genome harbors these coding sequences:
- the Idh gene encoding isocitrate dehydrogenase [NADP] cytoplasmic, whose protein sequence is MFSPHRFIRSNLHFIRSTAGLESASNSATFSRILSSKLRLVHDQTTQSFARTFSVSATIMAKIKAGAVVDILGDEMTRIIWDSIKEKLILPYLDIELHTYDLGIENRDKTEDKVTVECAEAVKKYNVGIKCATITPDEKRVEEFNLKKMWKSPNGTIRNILGGTVFREAIICKNIPRLVTGWRQPIIIGRHAHADQYKATDFLVPGPGKLEITWTGDNGEKIQHLVNTFKGPGIAQAQYNTDESIRDFAHSSFKYALSKDYPLYLSTKNTILKKYDGRFKDIFQEIYDKEYKKQFEAKKLWYEHRLIDDMVAYVMKSEGGFVWSCKNYDGDVQSDSVAQGFGSLGMMTSVLICPDGRTVEAEAAHGTVTRHYRQYQQGKETSTNPIASIFAWTRGLLHRAKLDNNESLEKFAETLEAVCINTIESGFMTKDLAICIKGMNNVTRSDYLETFEFMDKLADNLKKQLK, encoded by the exons ATGTTCTCGCCCCACCGTTTCATTCGATCGAATCTGCATTTCATAAGGAGTACAGCGGGCCTTGAATCAGCTAGTAACAGTGCTACGTTCTCACGAATATTGTCGTCAAAACTTCGGCTGGTTCACGATCAGACGACACAATCATTTGCAAGGACATTCAGTGTTTCAGCTACAATAATGGCAAAAATAAAG GCAGGAGCTGTTGTTGATATTTTGGGAGATGAAATGACCCGAATTATTTGGGATTCGATAAAAGAAAAGCTGATTTTACCATATTTAGACATTGAATTACATACGTATGACTTAGGCATAGAGAATCGGGATAAAACCGAAGACAAAGTCACTGTAGAATGTGCTGAGGCTGTTAAAAAGTATAATGTAGGGATAAAGTGTGCTACTATTACACCTGATGAGAAGAGGGTAGAAgaattcaatttgaaaaaaatgtggAAAAGTCCTAATGGTActattagaaatattttaggAGGTACAGTCTTCCGTGAGGCCATCATCTGTAAAAACATTCCACGCTTGGTAACTGGTTGGCGTCAACCGATCATTATTGGGAGACACGCCCATGCTGATCAGTACAAAGCAACAGATTTCCTAGTGCCTGGACCAGGCAAACTTGAAATCACATGGACTGGGGACAATGGAGAGAAAATTCAACACTTAGTAAACACTTTCAAGGGGCCTGGAATTGCACAAGCTCAATATAATACAGATGAGAGTATTCGTGATTTTGCTCACAGCTCTTTCAAATATGCTCTTTCCAAAGATTATCCTTTGTATCTTTCTACTAAAAATACAATTCTTAAGAAGTATGATGGTAGATTCAAAGACATTTTCCAGGAAATATACGACAAAGAATATAAAAAGCAGTTTGAGGCTAAGAAGCTTTGGTATGAACATCGTTTAATTGACGATATGGTAGCATACGTAATGAAGTCGGAGGGTGGTTTTGTGTGGTCTTGTAAGAATTACGATGGAGATGTTCAGTCTGATTCTGTGGCACAGGGATTCGGATCTCTAGGTATGATGACCTCAGTTTTAATTTGTCCGGATGGACGAACGGTAGAAGCCGAAGCAGCTCATGGTACAGTTACCAGacattatcgtcaatatcagcAAGGCAAAGAGACCTCGACCAACCCGATCGCTTCGATCTTCGCGTGGACTAGAGGTTTGCTTCATCGTGCGAAGCTAGACAACAACGAATCTTTAGAGAAATTTGCAGAAACTTTGGAGGCAGTCTGCATCAATACCATTGAGTCAGGTTTTATGACCAAGGATCTCGCAATATGTATTAAAGGCATGAACAATGTTACCAGATCCGATTATTTAGAAACATTTGAGTTTATGGACAAGTTGGCAGACAACCTGAAGAAGCAACTCAAGTGA
- the LOC117229701 gene encoding ATP-binding cassette sub-family B member 10, mitochondrial, with protein MIVLRRLFTKGILCQRLEYRSPTIKHGQLFYTSLTPLNRINAKTCIFSTLRYHSNNTVQVNILKSTGRITTKPKNVSELKSLMMLAAPEKWRLFGAITFLLVSSAVTMAVPFCLGKIIDIIYTKDTENMRKNLNQLCIVFFGVFVVGAICNFARVYLMSTTGHRVAQSLKRELYSAILHQETAMFDKRSTGELVGRLTGDTQLVSSAITTNISNGLRSAIMTISGMSMMFYVSPTLAGVGLSIVPPIAGIAIIYGRHLKKISKDIQNNVATLNTIAEEKISNIRTVKSFSKEKSEIKRYNSQLENILRVCYKESLLRGIFFGFTGFTGNAIILSVLYYGGVMISDASITVGSLSSFLLYTAYVGISLNGLSSFYVELNKALGANTRISELIQRHPKIPVEGGKILEKDLSGDIEFQNLSFTYPTRKNVSVLNNFNLIISKSTVVALVGSSGSGKSTIASLLLRLYDPDSGCIIMDGHDLRSLDPVWVKSQLSIVSQEPVLFSGTIRENILYGVEDSRKCESEIENVAKDAYVLQFTKDMPDGLNTIIGERGVTLSGGQRQRVAIARALLKEPKILILDEATSALDAESEHYVQEALKNAIKGRTVLTIAHRLSTIKNADKIIVLNKGQVAETGTYKELMNIDNGYFYKLVQHQTFT; from the exons ATGATTGTGCTTAGGCGATTGTTTACGAAAGGTATTCTTTGTCAGCGATTAGAATATCGTAGTCCAACGATTAAACATGGACAATTATTTTACACGTCATTAACGCCGTTAAATCGAATTAACGCGAAAACATGTATATTTTCCACATTAAGATATCACAGCAACAACACCGTACAAGTGAACATTTTAAAATCGACCGGGCGTATCACAACAAAACCAAAGAATGTGTCGGAACTTAAGAGTCTAATGATGTTAGCTGCACCTGAGAAATGGAGATTGTTTGGTGCCATTACATTTCTGCTAGTCTCGTCTGCTGTCACAATGGCAGTACCGTTCTGCTTAGGAAAAATAATCGATATAATCTATACTAAGGACACAGAGAACATGAGGAAAAATCTCAATCAATTATGTATTGTTTTTTTTGGAGTATTCGTTGTCGGAGCTATATGTAACTTTGCTAGAGTGTATCTAATGTCAACAACGGGGCACCGAGTTGCTCAGTCTTTGAAAAGAGAATTATACAGTGCAATTTTACATCAAGAAACAGCCATGTTTGATAAGCGTAGTACAGGAGAATTAGTTGGCAGATTAACCG GAGATACACAACTTGTTAGCTCTGCCATAACTACTAACATATCGAATGGACTACGTTCTGCCATAATGACTATTAGTGGAATGTCTATGATGTTCTATGTTTCACCCACATTGGCTGGTGTTGGTTTAAGCATAGTCCCACCGATTGCTGGTATAGCAATAATTTACGGCCGCCACTTAAAGAAAATTTCTAAAGATATTCAAAATAATGTAGCCACGTTGAACACAATAGCTGAGGAAAAAATTTCCAATATAAGGACAGTGAAGAGTTTTTCCAAGGAGAAATCCGAAATTAAACGTTACAATTCCCAGTTAGAAAACATACTTAGAGTATGTTACAAAGAAAGTTTGCTCAGAGGAATATTTTTTGGATTCACTGGTTTTACTGGAAATGCAATTATTCTTTCTGTGTTGTATTATGGTGGAGTCATGATCTCTGATGCTTCTATTACAGTCGGAAGCTTAAGTTCTTTCTTGTTATATACAGCATATGTAGGAATTTCTTTAAACGGATTATCTTCGTTTTATGTTGAATTAAATAAAGCACTAGGTGCAAACACACGTATCTCTGAATTGATACAAAGACATCCAAAAATACCTGTTGAAGGTGGTAAGATTTTAGAGAAGGATTTATCAGGTGATATTGAATTCCAAAATCTCAGTTTTACTTATCCTACAAGAAAGAACGTATCTGTATTGAACAATTTCAATTTGATCATTTCGAAATCTACagtagttgctcttgttggttcTTCGGGTTCTGGAAAGTCTACAATAGCTTCGCTTTTATTAAGGCTATATGATCCAGATTCGGGATGTATAATTATGGATGGTCATGATCTAAGATCTCTTGATCCTGTGTGGGTAAAGTCACAATTAAGTATTGTTTCTCAGGAGCCAGTACTATTTAGTGGTACAATAAGAGAAAATATATTGTATGGAGTAGAAGATTCAAGAAAATGTGAATCAGAAATAGAAAATGTTGCAAAAGATGCATACGTCTTACAATTTACAAAAGACATGCCAGATGGTTTAAACACTATAATCGGAGAAAGGGGTGTTACACTCAGCGGTGGGCAAAGACAAAGGGTTGCTATTGCTAGAGCACTATTGAAG GAAccaaaaattttaattctggaTGAAGCAACAAGTGCGCTAGACGCTGAAAGTGAACATTATGTACAAGAGGCTTTAAAAAATGCTATCAAAGGGCGAACCGTATTAACAATAGCCCATAGACTTAGTACGATAAAAAATGCTGATAAAATTATAGTTTTGAATAAGGGTCAGGTAGCAGAAACAGGAACGTATAAAGAACTTATGAATATTGACAAtggatatttttataaattggtTCAACATCAGACTTTCACATAA